In Cataglyphis hispanica isolate Lineage 1 chromosome 22, ULB_Chis1_1.0, whole genome shotgun sequence, a single window of DNA contains:
- the LOC126857609 gene encoding peroxisomal membrane protein PEX16, which translates to MANYVNVTLNNLLTSYKKWIVANPHLLSDIEATVRCLSYFSFGQLRNSSLAVELIYSMPNLIVLCNDLLMYSSKCKDLKVPQFESKIKIWLTAVEYTEALLEVSAEKLWGAKGKWLIIITIQLFKTILRLLSIHVYEERMTKSPATPPLNREKFNKDVDSIQSKEGFTLKRSGTVIRSIKHSVPIEMRTWKALPSNTDENKNLTKNQESEKILKLAESFYVTKPLLHLGCMYITNKNQWPPWMLSFIIDIISLNIFTRYAPKALFSKEEEEELVRRRLSLLLYILRSPFYDKYSRVKINALLDALSTSVPFTKLLTNVVKKNLPYMQSMYFYMWSR; encoded by the exons atggcAAATTATGTCAATGTCacattaaataatctattaacATCTTACAAGAAGTGGATCGTAGCTAATCCGCACTTGCTGTCAGATATTGAAGCTACTGTCAGATGTTTATCTTATTTCAGTTTCG GGCAGTTGCGCAATTCGAGTTTGGctgtagaattaatttattctatgcCAAACCTAATTGTTCTGTGCAATGATTTACTTATGTATAGTAGTAAATGTAAGGATCTGAAGGTACCTCAATTCGAATCAAAGATTAAGATTTGGCTGACAGCGGTGGAATATACTGAGGCATTGCTTGAGGTGTCAGCTGAAAAGTTATGGGGTGCAAAGGGAAAAtggttaataattattactatacaATTGTTTAA GACCATATTGCGATTGTTATCGATTCATGTATATGAGGAGCGTATGACAAAGAGTCCTGCAACACCACCGCTTAACAGAGAAAAGTTCAACAAAGATGTTGACAGTATACAGTCAAAGGAAGGGTTTACGCTGAAAAGATCAGGCACTGTTATTAGAAGTATAAAACATTCAGTTCCTATAGAAATGCGAACATGGAAAGCTTTGCCTTCTAATAcggatgaaaataaaaacttaaccAAGAATCAAGAATCTgagaaaattcttaaattagcTGAG agTTTTTATGTCACAAAACCGTTGCTTCACCTTGGTTGTATGTACATTACTAACAAAAACCAGTGGCCACCATGGatgttatcatttattattgatataatcag tttgaatatttttactcgCTATGCTCCAAAAGCATTATTTAgtaaagaagaggaagaagaactCGTGCGACGAAGGCTAAGTTTGctgctttatattttaagatcacCGTTTTACGATAAGTACAGCCGCGTTAAGATAAATGCATTACTTGATGCATTATCTACTTCTGTACCTTTTACCAAGTTATTGACAAACGTTGTTAAAAAGAATCTGCCATATATGCAgagtatgtatttttatatgtggtCGCGTTAA
- the LOC126857608 gene encoding phenoloxidase-activating factor 2-like, producing the protein MNNILLFLLLLCQLLQQMCGQVNFPTAPMTAIVNNEQCLCYPGTTCPSGGGIDVRIVNTGTTCPSGQVYCCTPSVDNTNCGIRKISRPHSPGQAAYGAYPWQVAILTNGNVYLGGGVLVSPMYVLTAAHKVENYVNNPSEIKAKLGAIVLHSDSQSTTEPSVEISFSKITLHYNYTSNPDPKKQNLPYDIAVLRLCSAAPIATSPNINTACLPNRPVDALTGTRCWVTGWGKNGFNGQNQNTLKEVDVPVLTNAACQTELRKTRLGENFVLDNNSMCAGGEAGKDACTGDGGSPLVCSINNEPFQVIGLVIWGIGCADSKVPGVYTNVYNYLSWIKQQMT; encoded by the exons ATGAATAACATTTTgctgtttttattattgctatgCCAACTCTTGCAACAAATGTGTGGACAAGTGAATTTTCCGACTGCTCCAATGA CTGCTATCGTGAATAATGAACAATGTCTGTGCTATCCTGGAACCACCTGTCCTTCAGGTGGCGGCATTGACGTCAGAATTGTGAATAcg ggaACAACTTGCCCTTCTGGACAAGTATACTGTTGCACACCATCTGTAGACAATACTAACTGTGGTATTCGAAAAATATCTCGCCCACATTCCCCAGGGCAAGCTGCTTATGGTGCATATCCTTGGCAAGTGGCCATTTTAACCAATGGTAATGTTTATCTTGGAGGTGGAGTACTTGTCAGCCCAATGTATGTCCTTACTGCTGCTCATAAAGTAGAGAATTACgt AAACAATCCCAGTGAGATTAAAGCAAAGTTGGGCGCAATTGTGTTGCATTCGGATTCTCAATCTACTACCGAGCCGTCTGTAGAGAtttctttctcgaaaattactctgcattataattatacatcaaACCCTGATCCTAAAAAACAAAACCTTCCCTATGATATAGCGGTGCTTAGACTGTGCTCGGCCGCACCAATTGCAACTAGTCCTAACATTAATACAGCTTGCTTACCGAATAGACCAGTTGATGCATTGACGGGAACAAG atgttGGGTGACGGGTTGGGGAAAAAATGGTTTTAATGGGCAGAACCAAAATACTTTGAAAGAGGTAGATGTACCTGTGTTGACTAATGCGGCTTGCCAAACGGAACTTCGTAAGACGAGACTCGGCGAAAATTTTGTTCTGGACAATAACTCCATGTGCGCTGGAGGGGAAGCGGGTAAAGATGCATGCAct ggcGACGGAGGTTCACCGCTGGTATGTTCGATAAATAATGAGCCTTTTCAAGTTATCGGATTAGTAATATGGGGTATAGGCTGTGCAGATTCAAAAGTACCTGGTGTATACactaatgtatataattatctttcttgGATCAAGCAACAAATGACATAG
- the LOC126857588 gene encoding zinc transporter 1, with the protein MGRYTGKKCRLLTMLWLTALFFLVEIVVGYVTNSMALIADSFHMLSDVAALVVAFLSVKMSPKKWSKNTFGWARAEVLGALVNAVFLVALCFSITVEACKRFIEVEEIHEAKLLVGVGALGLLVNVIGLCLFHEHGSAHGHSHGISRSHNRLSTLVGTDDNENDEAYRPSTPQVKRAHGHSHDASQMNMRGVFLHVLSDALGSVIVIVSALIVWLTKWKYRFYIDPALSLLLVILILRSVWPLLQESALILLQTVPTHIQVDAIQQRLLENVDGVLAVHEFHVWQLAGDRIIASAHIRCRNLSEYMKIAEQVKEFFHNEGIHSTTIQPEFIEYHSNSEIKETPTEDCVLDCPKTDKPCNHATCCGPSKQGRETPSPGETPYMCRQRNSLARSTGSIGGTEQQEVNEMERGHLLSLPVSHPTSFHSVQVPHPHVNAPTV; encoded by the exons ATGGGTCGTTATACAGGAAAAAAATGTCGTCTTTTGACAATGTTATGGCTGacagctttattttttttagtggaAATTGTAGTTGGTTACGTAACCAACTCAATGGCTTTAATAGCAGACAGTTTTCACATGTTATCAGATGTAGCCGCTTTGGTGGTAGCATTTCTTTCGGTAAAG ATGTCGCCGAAAAAATGGTCCAAGAATACCTTTGGTTGGGCAAGAGCTGAAGTATTAGGAGCTTTGGTAAATGCTGTATTCTTGGTTGCTCTATGTTTTAGTATTACTGTGGAAGCATGTAAAAGATTCATTGAGGTAGAAGAAATACACGAAGCTAAATTACTTGTGGGAGTTGGAGCACTTGGTTTGCTGGTGAATGTGATAGGTTTATGTTTATTCCATG AACACGGAAGTGCTCATGGTCATTCACATGGTATATCTCGAAGTCATAATAGACTGAGTACTTTGGTAGGTACAGACGACAATGAAAACGACGAAGCTTATAGACCTTCAACACCTCAAGTAAAACGAGCACATGGTCACTCTCACGATGCAAGTCAGATGAACATGCGTGGAGTATTTCTTCATGTACTTTCAGATGCATTGGGTTCTGTTATTGTAATTGTATCTGCCCTTATTGTATGGCTtacaaaatggaaatataG ATTCTACATCGATCCTGCATTGTCGCTCTTATTAGTCATTCTTATTCTGCGTTCAGTGTGGCCGTTACTCCAAGAATCAGCTTTAATTCTACTACAGACTGTGCCAACACACATTcag GTCGATGCTATACAACAGCGTCTACTAGAAAATGTAGATGGAGTATTAGCTGTACACGAGTTCCATGTATGGCAATTAGCTGGTGATCGTATTATAGCTAGCGCGCACATAAGATGCAGAAATCTTTCGGAATATATGAAAATCGCCGAACAAGTTAAGGAATTTTTCCATAACGAGGGTATACATTCTACGACTATTCAACCAGAATTTATTGAG TATCATTCTAATAGCGAAATTAAGGAGACTCCCACGGAAGATTGCGTGCTGGACTGTCCAAAGACTGATAAGCCATGCAATCATGCGACATGCTGTGGTCCTTCCAAACAA ggTCGTGAAACTCCTTCACCTGGAGAGACACCATATATGTGCAGACAGCGTAATAGCCTGGCACGTTCGACAGGCTCTATAGGAGGAACAGAGCAACAAGAAGTGAATGAAATGGAACGCGGACATTTGCTATCACTGCCCGTCTCGCATCCCACTTCGTTCCACTCCGTCCAAGTTCCCCATCCTCACGTCAATGCACCAACTGTCTAA
- the LOC126857586 gene encoding cyclin-dependent kinase 14 isoform X2: MYCQDKSSTASKSKEGPVTMREKKGGALSRVQKLKKRLSHSFGRLSISKEEADDAATRGQLPYNGYSEEFLDRLEPNGNIPVDKDRRYEWTGVGDHERVHRQLSVSSDSKLLDEDIREEARVILRPRRPPRPKSEVFLGPDPPRRTKRFSAFGGDSPFGKSEAYIKLEQLGEGSYATVFKGYSHLTNQVVALKEIRLQEEEGAPFTAIREASLLKELKHSNIVTLHDIIHTRETLTFVFEYVHTDLSQYMERYGSGNGGLDPRNVKLFLFQLLRGLAYCHRRRVLHRDVKPQNLLISEIGELKLADFGLARAKSVPSHTYSHEVVTLWYRPPDVLLGSTEYSTSLDMWGVGCIFVEMLTGEPTFPGVRCTYDQLDKIFKVLGTPTEETWPGVTHLPGYKAHRLLFYPPRKLGLSFPRLYDIAEGDSMASSLLQLNPDQRIGAEEALAHPYFASLPRKLYELPDEVSIFSVEGCHLYTNSRHGCADSRHTTLKT; encoded by the exons ATGTACTGTCAAGACAAGAGTTCGACCGCCTCCAAGAGCAAAGAGG GGCCTGTGACAATGCGGGAGAAAAAAGGCGGTGCTCTCAGCAGagtacaaaaattgaaaaagcgCCTCAGTCATAGTTTTGGACGACTTT ctaTATCAAAAGAAGAAGCTGATGATGCAGCAACCAGAGGCCAATTGCCATACAATGGCTATTCTGAGGAGTTCCTAGACCGCTTGGAGCCAAATGGCAACATACCTGTGGATAAAGATCGTCGTTatg AATGGACAGGTGTGGGCGACCATGAGAGAGTGCATCGGCAGCTTTCGGTTTCTAGCGATTCCAAGCTTCTTGATGAAGATATTCGGGAAGAAGCTAGGGTAATCCTGCGGCCCCGACGTCCACCACGGCCCAAATCTGAAGTTTTTCTCGGCCCGGATCCACCTAGAAGAACTAAAAGATTCTCCGCCTTTGGG GGAGATTCGCCGTTCGGTAAATCCGAGGCTTATATAAAACTGGAGCAATTGGGAGAGGGATCATATGCCACAGTGTTCAAAGGCTACAGCCACCTCACTAATCAGGTAGTGGCTCTTAAAGAAATTAGACTGCAAGAAGAGGAGGGAGCTCCGTTTACTGCCATTCGCGAGGCAAGTCTCCTCAAAGAGTTGAAACATAGCAATATCGTGACCTTACACGATATTATTCATACTCGCGAGACGCTCACCTTCGTATTCGAATACGTTCACACCGATTTGTCGCAATACATGGAGAGGTATGGAAGCGGTAATGGAGGATTAGACCCGCGTAATgttaaattgtttctttttcaattattgagAGGATTGGCGTACTGTCATCGCAg GAGAGTCCTGCATAGAGATGTAAAGCCacagaatttattaatcagcGAGATAGGAGAGCTTAAATTGGCAGACTTTGGGTTAGCGAGAGCAAAATCTGTGCCATCGCATACATACTCACACGAGGTCGTGACCTTATGGTATAGGCCGCCCGACGTTCTTTTAGGCTCCACAGAATACTCCACTTCCCTCGACATGTGGGGAGTAGGTTGCATATTTGTGGAAATGTTAACCGGCGAACCGACATTCCCAGGTGTACGCTGTACGTACGACCAACtcgataagatatttaaagtgTTGGGCACACCTACCGAGGAGACTTGGCCGGGTGTCACGCATTTGCCTGGGTATAAGGCACATAGACTGTTATTTTATCCACCGCGGAAACTGGGACTCTCGTTTCCCCGGCTCTATGACATCGCCGAGGGAGATAGTATGGCGTCATCGCTCCTGCAATTAAATCCCGATCAACGGATAGGAGCGGAAGAAGCGTTAGCACATCCCTATTTCGCTTCTCTTCCTAGGAAATTATACGAATTACCTGATg AAGTGTCGATATTCAGCGTAGAAGGTTGTCACTTGTATACAAACTCGAGGCATGGGTGCGCGGATTCGCGTCACACGACTCTTAAGACTTGA
- the LOC126857586 gene encoding cyclin-dependent kinase 14 isoform X3: protein MAEVKERQSSRPVTMREKKGGALSRVQKLKKRLSHSFGRLSISKEEADDAATRGQLPYNGYSEEFLDRLEPNGNIPVDKDRRYEWTGVGDHERVHRQLSVSSDSKLLDEDIREEARVILRPRRPPRPKSEVFLGPDPPRRTKRFSAFGGDSPFGKSEAYIKLEQLGEGSYATVFKGYSHLTNQVVALKEIRLQEEEGAPFTAIREASLLKELKHSNIVTLHDIIHTRETLTFVFEYVHTDLSQYMERYGSGNGGLDPRNVKLFLFQLLRGLAYCHRRRVLHRDVKPQNLLISEIGELKLADFGLARAKSVPSHTYSHEVVTLWYRPPDVLLGSTEYSTSLDMWGVGCIFVEMLTGEPTFPGVRCTYDQLDKIFKVLGTPTEETWPGVTHLPGYKAHRLLFYPPRKLGLSFPRLYDIAEGDSMASSLLQLNPDQRIGAEEALAHPYFASLPRKLYELPDEVSIFSVEGCHLYTNSRHGCADSRHTTLKT from the exons ATGGCAGAGGTGAAAGAGAGACAAAGTTCCA GGCCTGTGACAATGCGGGAGAAAAAAGGCGGTGCTCTCAGCAGagtacaaaaattgaaaaagcgCCTCAGTCATAGTTTTGGACGACTTT ctaTATCAAAAGAAGAAGCTGATGATGCAGCAACCAGAGGCCAATTGCCATACAATGGCTATTCTGAGGAGTTCCTAGACCGCTTGGAGCCAAATGGCAACATACCTGTGGATAAAGATCGTCGTTatg AATGGACAGGTGTGGGCGACCATGAGAGAGTGCATCGGCAGCTTTCGGTTTCTAGCGATTCCAAGCTTCTTGATGAAGATATTCGGGAAGAAGCTAGGGTAATCCTGCGGCCCCGACGTCCACCACGGCCCAAATCTGAAGTTTTTCTCGGCCCGGATCCACCTAGAAGAACTAAAAGATTCTCCGCCTTTGGG GGAGATTCGCCGTTCGGTAAATCCGAGGCTTATATAAAACTGGAGCAATTGGGAGAGGGATCATATGCCACAGTGTTCAAAGGCTACAGCCACCTCACTAATCAGGTAGTGGCTCTTAAAGAAATTAGACTGCAAGAAGAGGAGGGAGCTCCGTTTACTGCCATTCGCGAGGCAAGTCTCCTCAAAGAGTTGAAACATAGCAATATCGTGACCTTACACGATATTATTCATACTCGCGAGACGCTCACCTTCGTATTCGAATACGTTCACACCGATTTGTCGCAATACATGGAGAGGTATGGAAGCGGTAATGGAGGATTAGACCCGCGTAATgttaaattgtttctttttcaattattgagAGGATTGGCGTACTGTCATCGCAg GAGAGTCCTGCATAGAGATGTAAAGCCacagaatttattaatcagcGAGATAGGAGAGCTTAAATTGGCAGACTTTGGGTTAGCGAGAGCAAAATCTGTGCCATCGCATACATACTCACACGAGGTCGTGACCTTATGGTATAGGCCGCCCGACGTTCTTTTAGGCTCCACAGAATACTCCACTTCCCTCGACATGTGGGGAGTAGGTTGCATATTTGTGGAAATGTTAACCGGCGAACCGACATTCCCAGGTGTACGCTGTACGTACGACCAACtcgataagatatttaaagtgTTGGGCACACCTACCGAGGAGACTTGGCCGGGTGTCACGCATTTGCCTGGGTATAAGGCACATAGACTGTTATTTTATCCACCGCGGAAACTGGGACTCTCGTTTCCCCGGCTCTATGACATCGCCGAGGGAGATAGTATGGCGTCATCGCTCCTGCAATTAAATCCCGATCAACGGATAGGAGCGGAAGAAGCGTTAGCACATCCCTATTTCGCTTCTCTTCCTAGGAAATTATACGAATTACCTGATg AAGTGTCGATATTCAGCGTAGAAGGTTGTCACTTGTATACAAACTCGAGGCATGGGTGCGCGGATTCGCGTCACACGACTCTTAAGACTTGA
- the LOC126857586 gene encoding cyclin-dependent kinase 14 isoform X1 codes for MARPTDFSNRTIFLCDARGPVTMREKKGGALSRVQKLKKRLSHSFGRLSISKEEADDAATRGQLPYNGYSEEFLDRLEPNGNIPVDKDRRYEWTGVGDHERVHRQLSVSSDSKLLDEDIREEARVILRPRRPPRPKSEVFLGPDPPRRTKRFSAFGGDSPFGKSEAYIKLEQLGEGSYATVFKGYSHLTNQVVALKEIRLQEEEGAPFTAIREASLLKELKHSNIVTLHDIIHTRETLTFVFEYVHTDLSQYMERYGSGNGGLDPRNVKLFLFQLLRGLAYCHRRRVLHRDVKPQNLLISEIGELKLADFGLARAKSVPSHTYSHEVVTLWYRPPDVLLGSTEYSTSLDMWGVGCIFVEMLTGEPTFPGVRCTYDQLDKIFKVLGTPTEETWPGVTHLPGYKAHRLLFYPPRKLGLSFPRLYDIAEGDSMASSLLQLNPDQRIGAEEALAHPYFASLPRKLYELPDEVSIFSVEGCHLYTNSRHGCADSRHTTLKT; via the exons ATGGCGAGACCAACTGACTTTTCAAATCGCACAATCTTTCTTTGTGATGCGAGAG GGCCTGTGACAATGCGGGAGAAAAAAGGCGGTGCTCTCAGCAGagtacaaaaattgaaaaagcgCCTCAGTCATAGTTTTGGACGACTTT ctaTATCAAAAGAAGAAGCTGATGATGCAGCAACCAGAGGCCAATTGCCATACAATGGCTATTCTGAGGAGTTCCTAGACCGCTTGGAGCCAAATGGCAACATACCTGTGGATAAAGATCGTCGTTatg AATGGACAGGTGTGGGCGACCATGAGAGAGTGCATCGGCAGCTTTCGGTTTCTAGCGATTCCAAGCTTCTTGATGAAGATATTCGGGAAGAAGCTAGGGTAATCCTGCGGCCCCGACGTCCACCACGGCCCAAATCTGAAGTTTTTCTCGGCCCGGATCCACCTAGAAGAACTAAAAGATTCTCCGCCTTTGGG GGAGATTCGCCGTTCGGTAAATCCGAGGCTTATATAAAACTGGAGCAATTGGGAGAGGGATCATATGCCACAGTGTTCAAAGGCTACAGCCACCTCACTAATCAGGTAGTGGCTCTTAAAGAAATTAGACTGCAAGAAGAGGAGGGAGCTCCGTTTACTGCCATTCGCGAGGCAAGTCTCCTCAAAGAGTTGAAACATAGCAATATCGTGACCTTACACGATATTATTCATACTCGCGAGACGCTCACCTTCGTATTCGAATACGTTCACACCGATTTGTCGCAATACATGGAGAGGTATGGAAGCGGTAATGGAGGATTAGACCCGCGTAATgttaaattgtttctttttcaattattgagAGGATTGGCGTACTGTCATCGCAg GAGAGTCCTGCATAGAGATGTAAAGCCacagaatttattaatcagcGAGATAGGAGAGCTTAAATTGGCAGACTTTGGGTTAGCGAGAGCAAAATCTGTGCCATCGCATACATACTCACACGAGGTCGTGACCTTATGGTATAGGCCGCCCGACGTTCTTTTAGGCTCCACAGAATACTCCACTTCCCTCGACATGTGGGGAGTAGGTTGCATATTTGTGGAAATGTTAACCGGCGAACCGACATTCCCAGGTGTACGCTGTACGTACGACCAACtcgataagatatttaaagtgTTGGGCACACCTACCGAGGAGACTTGGCCGGGTGTCACGCATTTGCCTGGGTATAAGGCACATAGACTGTTATTTTATCCACCGCGGAAACTGGGACTCTCGTTTCCCCGGCTCTATGACATCGCCGAGGGAGATAGTATGGCGTCATCGCTCCTGCAATTAAATCCCGATCAACGGATAGGAGCGGAAGAAGCGTTAGCACATCCCTATTTCGCTTCTCTTCCTAGGAAATTATACGAATTACCTGATg AAGTGTCGATATTCAGCGTAGAAGGTTGTCACTTGTATACAAACTCGAGGCATGGGTGCGCGGATTCGCGTCACACGACTCTTAAGACTTGA
- the LOC126857586 gene encoding cyclin-dependent kinase 14 isoform X4 — MATYLWIKIVVMNVFGNWTVIEWTGVGDHERVHRQLSVSSDSKLLDEDIREEARVILRPRRPPRPKSEVFLGPDPPRRTKRFSAFGGDSPFGKSEAYIKLEQLGEGSYATVFKGYSHLTNQVVALKEIRLQEEEGAPFTAIREASLLKELKHSNIVTLHDIIHTRETLTFVFEYVHTDLSQYMERYGSGNGGLDPRNVKLFLFQLLRGLAYCHRRRVLHRDVKPQNLLISEIGELKLADFGLARAKSVPSHTYSHEVVTLWYRPPDVLLGSTEYSTSLDMWGVGCIFVEMLTGEPTFPGVRCTYDQLDKIFKVLGTPTEETWPGVTHLPGYKAHRLLFYPPRKLGLSFPRLYDIAEGDSMASSLLQLNPDQRIGAEEALAHPYFASLPRKLYELPDEVSIFSVEGCHLYTNSRHGCADSRHTTLKT, encoded by the exons ATGGCAACATACCTGTGGATAAAGATCGTCGTTatg aatgttTTCGGAAATTGGACTGTCATAGAATGGACAGGTGTGGGCGACCATGAGAGAGTGCATCGGCAGCTTTCGGTTTCTAGCGATTCCAAGCTTCTTGATGAAGATATTCGGGAAGAAGCTAGGGTAATCCTGCGGCCCCGACGTCCACCACGGCCCAAATCTGAAGTTTTTCTCGGCCCGGATCCACCTAGAAGAACTAAAAGATTCTCCGCCTTTGGG GGAGATTCGCCGTTCGGTAAATCCGAGGCTTATATAAAACTGGAGCAATTGGGAGAGGGATCATATGCCACAGTGTTCAAAGGCTACAGCCACCTCACTAATCAGGTAGTGGCTCTTAAAGAAATTAGACTGCAAGAAGAGGAGGGAGCTCCGTTTACTGCCATTCGCGAGGCAAGTCTCCTCAAAGAGTTGAAACATAGCAATATCGTGACCTTACACGATATTATTCATACTCGCGAGACGCTCACCTTCGTATTCGAATACGTTCACACCGATTTGTCGCAATACATGGAGAGGTATGGAAGCGGTAATGGAGGATTAGACCCGCGTAATgttaaattgtttctttttcaattattgagAGGATTGGCGTACTGTCATCGCAg GAGAGTCCTGCATAGAGATGTAAAGCCacagaatttattaatcagcGAGATAGGAGAGCTTAAATTGGCAGACTTTGGGTTAGCGAGAGCAAAATCTGTGCCATCGCATACATACTCACACGAGGTCGTGACCTTATGGTATAGGCCGCCCGACGTTCTTTTAGGCTCCACAGAATACTCCACTTCCCTCGACATGTGGGGAGTAGGTTGCATATTTGTGGAAATGTTAACCGGCGAACCGACATTCCCAGGTGTACGCTGTACGTACGACCAACtcgataagatatttaaagtgTTGGGCACACCTACCGAGGAGACTTGGCCGGGTGTCACGCATTTGCCTGGGTATAAGGCACATAGACTGTTATTTTATCCACCGCGGAAACTGGGACTCTCGTTTCCCCGGCTCTATGACATCGCCGAGGGAGATAGTATGGCGTCATCGCTCCTGCAATTAAATCCCGATCAACGGATAGGAGCGGAAGAAGCGTTAGCACATCCCTATTTCGCTTCTCTTCCTAGGAAATTATACGAATTACCTGATg AAGTGTCGATATTCAGCGTAGAAGGTTGTCACTTGTATACAAACTCGAGGCATGGGTGCGCGGATTCGCGTCACACGACTCTTAAGACTTGA